The Heyndrickxia vini genome contains a region encoding:
- a CDS encoding patatin-like phospholipase family protein — MDIDGVFSGGGIKGLALIGAYEELESQGFTFNRVAGTSAGSIIAGFIAAGYSSQEMKSLFSHVPYENLLDSWKTWIPIPKQISKWIFLYWRLGLYKGKALEDWLREMLAAKGVYTFADLPKDSLKVVASDLSNGRLLVLPDDLIQYGIPIESFPVARAIRMSCSIPYFFEPVKLKSLEGISVIADGGVLSNFPMWIFVNNETKKIRPVVGVSLSYDLKEHPKHKIKNGIQLFNALFETMKEAHDSRYISRKHENDIIFIPARNYISTDFQISEEKKDALIELGRIKTKEFLKTWTY; from the coding sequence ATGGATATAGATGGAGTGTTTTCAGGAGGTGGCATAAAAGGTTTAGCACTAATTGGTGCTTATGAAGAATTAGAATCACAAGGTTTTACATTTAATCGTGTAGCAGGGACAAGTGCGGGATCAATTATAGCTGGTTTCATTGCAGCTGGTTACTCTAGCCAAGAAATGAAAAGTTTATTTTCACACGTTCCATATGAAAATTTATTGGATTCATGGAAAACGTGGATACCTATTCCAAAACAAATTTCAAAATGGATTTTTCTGTATTGGCGTTTAGGTCTGTACAAAGGGAAGGCGTTAGAGGATTGGTTGCGTGAGATGTTAGCGGCAAAAGGAGTTTATACGTTTGCAGACTTGCCGAAAGATTCATTAAAAGTTGTTGCATCCGATTTAAGTAATGGACGTCTGCTTGTTCTTCCTGATGATCTTATTCAATATGGCATACCAATTGAAAGTTTTCCTGTTGCAAGAGCAATCCGGATGAGCTGCAGCATTCCGTATTTTTTTGAACCTGTGAAATTAAAAAGTTTAGAAGGAATAAGTGTCATAGCAGATGGGGGTGTTTTAAGTAATTTTCCAATGTGGATTTTCGTAAATAATGAAACAAAAAAAATACGGCCAGTTGTTGGCGTATCTCTAAGTTATGATTTAAAAGAGCACCCAAAACATAAGATAAAAAACGGAATACAATTATTTAATGCATTATTTGAAACGATGAAGGAAGCGCATGATTCAAGATATATATCAAGAAAACATGAAAATGATATTATTTTTATACCTGCAAGAAACTATATCTCTACAGACTTTCAAATATCCGAAGAAAAAAAAGACGCCCTTATCGAGCTAGGGCGAATAAAAACCAAGGAATTTTTAAAAACATGGACGTACTGA
- a CDS encoding SA1362 family protein has protein sequence MVAKKWLIGLVFLLALIGLGSKVFQQPGALFKQLLIWAVIICCIYLIYRLWSGKRPSHRNKRAFLKAARRSKKRIKNRQATASSQINALKKPIRKKSQAKLTVIEGKKGKKKNRAIY, from the coding sequence GGTTGCAAAAAAATGGTTGATCGGATTAGTTTTTCTACTTGCTTTAATAGGGCTTGGATCAAAAGTATTTCAACAGCCCGGAGCATTATTTAAACAATTACTTATTTGGGCTGTTATTATTTGTTGTATTTATCTAATTTATCGATTATGGTCTGGGAAACGTCCTTCTCATCGAAATAAAAGGGCTTTTCTAAAAGCCGCAAGACGATCGAAAAAACGAATAAAAAATCGACAAGCTACTGCAAGTAGTCAGATTAATGCTTTAAAAAAGCCAATACGAAAAAAGTCTCAAGCGAAATTAACAGTGATTGAAGGAAAAAAAGGCAAAAAGAAAAATCGAGCGATATACTAG